Proteins found in one Brevibacillus brevis genomic segment:
- a CDS encoding glutathione ABC transporter substrate-binding protein → MKKTRFFQTLLAMTVAVSTALAGCSQAPEAGGSTNSSGQTNASSPAGKEGGTLVIARLSDANNLDPHFLTQINSAAIIHHKVYEGLVRMDKESKYVGSLASEWKQLDDVTWEFKLRSGVTFHDGTPFNAEAVKKTIARVQDPAVGSNRANLFEAIKEVKVVDDTTVQFILHYPYAPLLSVLASAEGGILSPKAIEQYGKELTKHPTGTGPYKFESWTPGQEVVLVKNDSYWGDKPKLDKVVFKTVPEDTTRLAMVETGEANVAEQLPVTEVDRVKNSPSMTLGRYPAFASDHIGINNSKKPFDDVRVRQAIAHAIDKKTIIQGVYNDVGTVAHSSITPSMVGYSPNVKDLPYDLEKSKKLLAEAGYANGFKATIYLNDNKARVSLAEVLQQQLKQINIDLEVKVLEFGAYIEAANKGETELFLSGWGNATGDADYNQYNLFHTKSQGAAGNHAFYSNPEVDKLIDEGRKEKDEEKRKQIYEKAQQIEMDEAAMVPYRFSENLAAIQKGVEGVWISPAGHIEIDAVTLP, encoded by the coding sequence ATGAAAAAGACGCGCTTTTTCCAGACGCTGCTTGCCATGACCGTTGCGGTTTCTACTGCGTTGGCAGGCTGCTCACAAGCACCTGAAGCAGGAGGGAGTACCAATTCTTCGGGGCAAACCAATGCTTCATCACCAGCTGGCAAAGAAGGCGGGACACTCGTCATCGCCCGCTTGTCTGATGCGAACAACCTCGACCCACATTTTCTAACGCAAATCAATTCCGCCGCCATCATTCATCACAAGGTATACGAGGGTCTTGTTCGGATGGACAAAGAAAGCAAATATGTAGGTTCACTCGCTTCTGAATGGAAGCAGCTCGATGATGTGACATGGGAATTCAAGCTTCGCTCTGGTGTGACATTCCACGATGGCACGCCATTCAATGCGGAAGCTGTGAAAAAGACGATTGCACGTGTTCAAGACCCGGCTGTAGGCTCTAACCGCGCTAATTTGTTTGAAGCCATCAAAGAAGTAAAGGTCGTGGACGATACAACGGTTCAATTCATCCTGCACTATCCATACGCACCGCTCCTGTCCGTGCTCGCCAGTGCAGAGGGAGGAATTTTGTCACCAAAAGCGATTGAACAGTATGGAAAAGAATTGACCAAGCATCCAACGGGAACAGGGCCTTATAAATTCGAATCATGGACACCTGGTCAAGAAGTCGTCCTGGTGAAAAATGATAGCTATTGGGGCGATAAACCGAAGCTGGACAAAGTCGTCTTCAAGACCGTTCCAGAGGATACGACCAGACTTGCGATGGTCGAGACAGGAGAAGCGAATGTAGCTGAGCAGTTGCCAGTGACAGAAGTCGATCGGGTGAAAAATTCTCCGAGTATGACACTTGGTCGTTACCCTGCTTTCGCTAGCGATCATATCGGGATTAACAACTCGAAGAAGCCATTCGATGATGTACGCGTTCGTCAAGCAATTGCACATGCGATTGATAAGAAAACCATCATTCAAGGGGTGTACAACGATGTAGGGACGGTCGCTCATTCCTCCATTACCCCGTCTATGGTTGGTTACAGCCCGAATGTAAAAGACTTGCCTTACGATCTGGAAAAATCCAAAAAGTTGTTGGCGGAAGCTGGATACGCGAACGGCTTCAAAGCAACGATTTACTTAAATGATAACAAGGCACGAGTAAGCTTGGCAGAGGTGTTGCAGCAACAGCTGAAACAAATCAATATCGATTTGGAAGTGAAAGTGCTAGAGTTCGGTGCTTATATTGAAGCAGCCAACAAAGGCGAAACGGAATTGTTCCTCAGTGGTTGGGGCAATGCCACAGGCGATGCAGACTACAACCAATACAATCTGTTCCACACGAAGTCGCAAGGGGCAGCTGGCAACCATGCTTTCTACAGCAATCCGGAAGTGGACAAGCTGATCGATGAGGGCCGCAAAGAGAAAGACGAAGAAAAACGGAAGCAAATCTACGAAAAAGCACAGCAAATCGAAATGGACGAAGCAGCAATGGTACCGTACCGCTTCTCTGAAAACCTCGCAGCGATTCAAAAAGGCGTAGAAGGAGTTTGGATCAGCCCAGCAGGACACATTGAGATCGATGCTGTAACTTTGCCATAA
- a CDS encoding glutathione ABC transporter substrate-binding protein: MKKQKRLGSILAGILSVGLVLTGCSSGTEQSAAGAPTAKEAPATDQTLVIARQSDANNLDPHFISAINAASVVHHKVYEGLVQRDDNMAFKPMLATEWKQLDDVTWEFKLRQGVNFHDGTPFNAEAVKATFARVLDEKVASPRASQFKMLSEIKVVDDYTVQFKLAYPYSPLLSILANHEGSIISPKAIEQYGKDLSKHPVGTGPFVFESWTPGQEIVLVKNDNYWGERVKFKKAVFKVVPEDTTRVAMVETGEAHIAEPLPVTEIDRVSNSPQMSLYRTEGLGTDFIGFNTKKKPFDDIRVRQAINYAIETDAIIKGVYNDVGTKANSAMSPKVLGYDGALKGYEFDPNKAKALLKEAGYPDGFKTTLWTGDRKERINAAEVIQSQLKGIGIEVEVKVLEYGAYLDAEDNGETELFISGWGNATGDADYNQYNLFHSSSLGKGGNTTFYVNKEVDKFIEEGRREQDTEKRKQIYAKALEIEKQEAPIVPIRNLEHVAAISKNIKGFWISPSGYMMINGITIE, from the coding sequence ATGAAAAAACAGAAGAGGCTAGGTTCAATACTGGCAGGTATCCTGAGCGTTGGTCTCGTGCTTACAGGCTGTTCATCGGGTACAGAGCAAAGTGCGGCAGGGGCTCCGACTGCGAAGGAAGCTCCGGCAACAGATCAGACGCTGGTGATTGCACGGCAGTCTGACGCAAACAATCTAGATCCGCACTTTATTTCAGCGATCAATGCAGCGAGTGTGGTCCATCACAAAGTGTACGAGGGTCTTGTCCAGCGAGATGATAACATGGCGTTCAAGCCGATGCTAGCCACGGAATGGAAGCAGTTGGACGATGTCACCTGGGAGTTCAAGCTGCGTCAGGGGGTCAACTTCCACGATGGTACGCCGTTTAACGCCGAAGCGGTGAAAGCAACATTCGCACGCGTCCTCGATGAAAAGGTCGCCTCTCCACGTGCGTCTCAGTTTAAGATGCTTTCGGAAATAAAAGTAGTGGATGATTACACCGTGCAATTCAAGCTAGCCTACCCGTATTCCCCATTGCTGTCGATCCTCGCCAACCACGAAGGAAGCATCATCAGTCCAAAAGCAATAGAGCAATACGGCAAGGACCTGAGCAAACATCCCGTCGGCACAGGGCCGTTCGTATTTGAATCGTGGACACCTGGCCAAGAGATCGTACTCGTGAAAAATGACAACTACTGGGGAGAGAGGGTGAAATTCAAGAAGGCTGTCTTCAAAGTCGTACCAGAGGACACGACGCGCGTAGCCATGGTAGAGACGGGAGAGGCGCACATCGCTGAACCATTGCCGGTGACAGAAATTGACCGCGTCAGTAATTCCCCTCAAATGAGTTTGTACCGGACAGAGGGCTTGGGGACAGATTTTATCGGGTTCAATACCAAGAAAAAACCGTTTGACGACATCCGTGTTCGCCAGGCGATCAACTATGCGATTGAGACTGATGCGATCATCAAAGGTGTGTACAACGATGTAGGAACGAAAGCGAATTCCGCAATGAGTCCGAAGGTTCTTGGATACGATGGGGCGTTAAAAGGATACGAGTTTGATCCGAACAAGGCCAAGGCCCTGTTGAAAGAAGCGGGCTATCCGGACGGCTTCAAGACAACCCTGTGGACAGGCGATCGCAAGGAACGGATTAATGCTGCGGAAGTAATTCAGTCCCAGTTAAAGGGAATCGGCATTGAAGTAGAGGTGAAAGTACTTGAGTATGGAGCCTATTTGGATGCAGAAGACAACGGTGAAACAGAGCTGTTCATCAGCGGATGGGGCAATGCCACTGGAGACGCTGACTATAACCAGTACAATCTGTTCCACTCCAGTTCTTTGGGCAAAGGCGGTAACACAACGTTCTACGTGAATAAAGAAGTGGACAAGTTCATCGAAGAGGGGCGTCGCGAGCAGGATACGGAAAAACGAAAGCAAATCTATGCAAAGGCGTTGGAGATTGAAAAGCAAGAAGCACCAATCGTCCCGATCCGCAATCTTGAACATGTCGCTGCAATCAGCAAAAACATCAAAGGCTTCTGGATCAGCCCTTCAGGGTATATGATGATCAACGGCATTACGATTGAATAG
- a CDS encoding amidohydrolase family protein produces MKESLWIKNASLECGYSETNGIVTGTKTDLFHVLLTDGRVEKIVPALSDIPDGVSVWDAQGLLMLPSFREMHIHLDKTFYGGPWQAVLPAPNRFFRIEQEQELLPHQLPVARERAEKLLELVQSHGATHVRTHCNIDPVIGLKNLEATLEALATYREKLSWEIVAFPQHGLLRSDSVSLVREAMKHGAGLVGGVDPATFDDDIEKSLDTMMDIAVEANADVDIHLHEPGHLGVYIMKKLAVMTKDAGWQGRVTVSHAYGLGEVPTAVAEEVAELFAEQQIVIMSAVPIDMPTIPIPLLHAKGVHVGLGNDNITDHWDPFGTGDMLQKANRLAERFRWIDERSLSRALGFVTGGVTPLDQAGNQVWPKVGDEANAVFVCAKCSAEAVARQSPKEAVVFSGKMVWQKQ; encoded by the coding sequence ATGAAAGAAAGCCTATGGATCAAAAATGCGAGTCTGGAATGTGGTTATTCAGAGACGAATGGCATCGTGACGGGCACAAAGACGGATCTTTTCCACGTCTTGCTCACGGACGGTCGCGTTGAGAAAATCGTACCTGCTTTGTCAGATATACCTGATGGGGTTTCTGTGTGGGATGCACAAGGCCTACTGATGCTGCCTTCTTTCCGGGAAATGCACATTCATTTGGACAAAACATTTTATGGAGGTCCGTGGCAAGCTGTTCTTCCTGCTCCCAATCGTTTTTTTCGAATCGAGCAAGAGCAGGAACTGTTGCCTCACCAACTTCCCGTCGCCCGTGAGCGTGCAGAAAAGCTGTTGGAGTTAGTGCAATCGCACGGCGCTACTCACGTGCGGACGCATTGCAACATTGACCCGGTCATTGGGTTGAAAAATCTGGAAGCCACATTGGAAGCATTGGCAACTTACCGTGAAAAACTTTCCTGGGAAATTGTCGCGTTTCCCCAACATGGCTTGTTGCGCAGTGATTCTGTTTCCCTCGTTCGTGAGGCAATGAAGCATGGAGCTGGCCTCGTAGGTGGTGTCGATCCTGCCACATTTGACGATGATATCGAGAAATCACTTGATACGATGATGGACATAGCGGTGGAAGCGAATGCGGATGTGGACATTCACTTGCACGAGCCTGGTCATTTGGGCGTTTATATTATGAAAAAATTGGCTGTGATGACAAAGGATGCGGGTTGGCAAGGTCGAGTCACTGTCAGCCATGCTTACGGGCTAGGAGAGGTACCGACTGCTGTGGCAGAAGAGGTCGCGGAGCTTTTCGCCGAGCAGCAAATCGTTATCATGTCGGCTGTTCCTATTGATATGCCGACCATCCCGATTCCGTTGCTTCATGCCAAAGGCGTCCATGTTGGTTTGGGCAATGACAACATTACTGATCATTGGGACCCATTTGGAACCGGAGATATGCTGCAAAAAGCAAACCGTCTGGCTGAACGGTTTCGTTGGATCGATGAGCGATCTCTATCGCGTGCGCTGGGATTCGTTACAGGTGGCGTGACTCCACTGGATCAAGCTGGCAATCAGGTTTGGCCGAAAGTCGGAGATGAGGCAAATGCGGTTTTCGTCTGTGCCAAATGCTCCGCCGAGGCTGTGGCTAGACAATCTCCGAAGGAAGCGGTGGTTTTCTCGGGCAAGATGGTTTGGCAGAAACAATAA
- a CDS encoding glutathione ABC transporter substrate-binding protein, translating to MKKTRMVGSLLALTLTVSVALTGCGGASSEQSGSTNNTTAEAPKEGGTLIVARKADANNLDPHFISNIPSANYVYGKVYESLVSRDKNGEYKPTLATEWKQLDDLTWEFKLREGVTFHDGTPFTADAVKKTFERVLDPKVASPRASNFSMIKEIKIVDDKTVHFVLEYPFAPLLSILASSEGSIISPKAIAEHSDTLAKQPVGTGPFKFTSWAPGQDMKLTKNDTYWGEKPKVDEVLYKVVPEDTTRVAMIEAGEAHIGDQLPVTEVERAQASPGMNMVRAEGLGVDYIGFNVQKKPFDDVRVRQAVAHAIEKQAIVQGVYNNVGTQAVSSMSPKVIGFNPNLQDYSYDVNAAKALLAEAGYPNGFKTSIVTDDRKERMNVAEVIQSQLKGIGIDLEIKVMEYGAYLEHTDNGEHAMFIGGWGNATGDGDYNQYNVFHSTSKGSAGNMAFYNNPEVDKLIEEGRREKDPQKRNEIYAKLQEIELKEVPILPIRTIDHVAVTSKNVNGFWLSPVGYLMLDEVSIN from the coding sequence ATGAAGAAAACACGCATGGTCGGTTCCTTGTTGGCTCTGACATTGACGGTTAGTGTTGCGTTGACTGGATGTGGTGGTGCGAGCTCCGAGCAATCCGGTTCGACGAATAATACTACTGCAGAGGCTCCGAAAGAAGGGGGAACCCTGATTGTAGCCCGCAAAGCAGACGCCAACAATTTGGACCCGCATTTCATCTCCAATATTCCTTCGGCAAACTATGTGTACGGAAAAGTCTATGAGAGCTTGGTTTCTCGCGATAAAAACGGCGAGTACAAGCCTACACTCGCTACTGAATGGAAACAGCTCGATGACTTGACATGGGAGTTTAAGCTCCGTGAGGGCGTTACGTTCCACGATGGTACACCTTTTACAGCAGACGCTGTGAAAAAGACGTTCGAACGTGTACTCGATCCAAAGGTTGCATCACCGCGTGCATCCAACTTTTCCATGATCAAAGAAATCAAGATCGTGGATGACAAGACTGTACATTTCGTGCTGGAGTATCCGTTTGCACCGCTGCTCTCCATCTTGGCTAGCTCAGAAGGAAGCATCATCAGCCCGAAAGCGATCGCCGAGCATTCCGATACATTGGCGAAGCAGCCTGTGGGAACCGGTCCTTTCAAATTTACATCGTGGGCACCGGGTCAAGATATGAAGCTCACGAAAAATGATACCTACTGGGGTGAAAAACCAAAGGTAGATGAAGTATTGTATAAGGTCGTTCCAGAAGATACGACCCGTGTAGCCATGATTGAAGCAGGCGAAGCGCACATTGGCGACCAGCTTCCTGTAACGGAAGTAGAGCGTGCACAGGCATCTCCTGGGATGAACATGGTGCGTGCAGAAGGCTTGGGTGTGGATTATATCGGCTTTAACGTACAGAAGAAGCCATTTGATGATGTACGTGTACGTCAAGCTGTCGCGCATGCTATCGAAAAGCAAGCCATTGTACAAGGAGTATACAACAATGTAGGAACACAAGCTGTTTCCTCTATGTCGCCAAAAGTAATCGGCTTCAACCCGAATCTCCAGGATTACTCGTATGATGTCAATGCAGCAAAAGCACTGCTCGCAGAAGCAGGTTACCCGAACGGCTTCAAGACGTCCATTGTGACAGATGATCGTAAAGAGCGCATGAACGTAGCTGAAGTCATCCAGTCACAGTTGAAAGGCATCGGCATTGATTTGGAGATCAAAGTAATGGAATACGGTGCCTACCTGGAGCACACAGACAATGGTGAGCATGCGATGTTCATCGGGGGTTGGGGCAATGCAACAGGGGATGGTGACTACAACCAGTACAATGTTTTCCACAGCACATCGAAAGGCAGCGCAGGTAACATGGCGTTCTACAACAATCCAGAGGTAGACAAGCTGATTGAAGAAGGACGTCGCGAAAAAGATCCGCAAAAACGCAATGAAATTTATGCAAAGCTGCAAGAAATCGAGCTGAAGGAAGTACCGATCCTTCCAATCCGCACGATTGACCATGTGGCGGTTACATCCAAGAATGTAAATGGCTTCTGGCTGAGCCCAGTTGGCTACTTGATGCTGGATGAAGTATCGATCAACTAA
- a CDS encoding NUDIX hydrolase: MQEEQLDIFDEAGRHIGVEARSEVHRLGLWHQTFHCWIYRVVNDQIEMLFQKRHPQKDTCPDLLDITSAGHLLASEQPCDGVRELEEELGLSVSFEELDKLGVIRDVMVAPSIIDKEMCHTFLYECDQPLREYRVQEEEVTGLFWVSLHELERLFAGEIGQMTVNGFLLTENGEPKDTTMIAAKADFVPHEVHYYQKVFAAVKLRSANRMP; the protein is encoded by the coding sequence ATGCAGGAAGAGCAGCTAGACATATTTGATGAAGCAGGGCGGCACATCGGGGTAGAAGCGCGTAGCGAAGTACATCGGTTGGGGCTGTGGCACCAAACCTTTCACTGCTGGATTTATCGCGTAGTAAATGACCAGATCGAAATGTTGTTCCAAAAAAGACATCCACAAAAGGATACTTGTCCGGATCTGCTCGACATTACCTCTGCCGGTCATCTTCTCGCTTCAGAACAGCCATGTGACGGCGTGCGGGAATTGGAGGAGGAGTTGGGCTTGTCCGTGAGCTTTGAGGAATTGGACAAGCTAGGCGTGATTCGTGATGTAATGGTTGCCCCCTCCATTATTGATAAGGAAATGTGCCATACATTTTTGTATGAATGCGATCAACCCTTACGCGAGTATCGTGTACAAGAAGAAGAAGTCACAGGGCTGTTTTGGGTCAGTCTGCATGAGCTAGAGCGGTTGTTTGCGGGCGAGATCGGGCAGATGACGGTGAATGGATTTTTGCTAACGGAAAATGGTGAACCTAAAGATACAACGATGATTGCGGCCAAAGCTGACTTTGTACCACATGAAGTGCATTATTACCAGAAGGTGTTTGCAGCAGTGAAACTACGCTCAGCCAATCGAATGCCCTGA
- a CDS encoding MDR family MFS transporter yields the protein MRLQIMIALMLSTFLAAMEGTIVSTAVPRITSDLAGFEQVSWVYAIYMLATAVSAPIYGKLADLFGRKNVLLIGIGIFLLGSTLCGVATSMWQLIVFRAIQGLGAGSVMPITMTIIGDLYTEQTARAKAQGWISAVWGLSGVAGPLVGGFLVDTLTWRYIFFLNLPFGLVSFFMLIFLYKEKLAVKEKRHIDYPGALIFSVGTIALLYALLTGSQNQSWTSPVTISLIVFALVTYLVFVSVEKKSPEPLIPLSLFTNRNVTMINLLTLLTNGIVISMVVYLPIWSQGVLGESATMAGFVLTPMPVCWTIGSILAGNLLGKLRAEQLFIAGTAVLTVATTLLSFLSAHSAGYLIYVAVGSIGLGMGLISPIVMVKIQSSVAVDKRGTAIALNTFTGTFSQTFGAAVFGMLFNMVTVASGHTNLGASFEHGSVPVAQLAQIRDLLASGVHVVFTGTLVLAIGSFILTLLIAKGNRVKQTH from the coding sequence ATGAGACTTCAGATTATGATTGCCCTAATGCTCTCGACATTCCTTGCTGCGATGGAAGGAACCATTGTGAGTACAGCAGTACCGCGCATTACGAGCGATTTGGCAGGCTTTGAACAGGTGAGCTGGGTATACGCCATCTACATGCTTGCCACTGCCGTATCTGCCCCCATTTACGGCAAGCTGGCTGATTTATTTGGCCGAAAAAACGTATTGTTAATCGGAATCGGCATCTTTTTGCTAGGTTCTACGCTCTGTGGAGTAGCGACTTCGATGTGGCAGCTCATTGTTTTTCGTGCCATTCAAGGCTTGGGTGCAGGTTCAGTCATGCCCATTACGATGACCATTATCGGTGACTTGTACACGGAGCAGACTGCCAGAGCAAAAGCCCAGGGCTGGATTAGTGCTGTATGGGGACTTTCCGGTGTGGCAGGTCCGTTGGTCGGAGGGTTTTTGGTCGATACACTGACGTGGCGTTATATCTTTTTTCTTAACTTGCCTTTTGGACTTGTATCGTTTTTCATGCTCATCTTTTTGTACAAGGAAAAGCTTGCCGTCAAAGAAAAGCGCCATATCGATTATCCGGGCGCGCTTATTTTTTCGGTCGGAACCATCGCCTTGTTGTATGCCTTGTTAACAGGCAGCCAGAATCAATCCTGGACCAGTCCAGTGACGATTTCCTTGATCGTATTTGCTTTGGTGACCTATTTGGTGTTTGTATCGGTGGAGAAGAAATCGCCTGAGCCGCTGATTCCGCTTTCGCTTTTTACTAATCGAAATGTAACCATGATCAATCTGCTGACGCTCTTGACCAATGGAATTGTAATCAGCATGGTGGTGTACTTGCCGATCTGGAGCCAGGGAGTCTTGGGAGAAAGTGCGACGATGGCTGGCTTTGTCCTGACACCGATGCCGGTTTGCTGGACGATCGGCTCTATCCTTGCCGGGAACTTGTTAGGAAAGCTGCGAGCGGAACAGTTGTTTATCGCGGGGACAGCCGTTCTGACGGTAGCGACAACGTTGTTGAGCTTCCTTTCCGCTCACTCAGCGGGATACCTCATTTATGTGGCTGTGGGCTCAATTGGTTTGGGAATGGGACTCATTTCCCCGATCGTTATGGTAAAAATTCAATCGTCTGTTGCAGTCGACAAGAGGGGAACTGCCATTGCCCTCAATACATTCACGGGTACATTTAGCCAAACCTTCGGGGCTGCTGTATTCGGAATGTTGTTCAACATGGTAACTGTAGCAAGTGGTCATACGAATTTAGGGGCCTCGTTTGAACACGGATCGGTCCCTGTGGCACAACTGGCACAAATCCGGGACTTATTGGCTAGTGGTGTTCATGTGGTCTTCACAGGCACCTTAGTGCTTGCGATAGGCAGCTTTATTCTGACGCTTTTGATCGCAAAAGGGAATCGAGTCAAGCAGACACACTAA
- a CDS encoding GNAT family N-acetyltransferase, with product MEEIRPVSIDDIDEVVRIAAMSYPGSNLLGTESRQRFADRVKETIENDPHVSYHGCYRDGRLVGIMKWYDFPMNVHGTPLLTGGIGLVAVDLLHKKEKVAMSMLQGFLSSYRERGISLVSLYPFRVDFYKQMGFGIGTKVHQYKFKPSSLPFVGKDKIVYIGKEDKEELSACYHRIARQTHGMIKRTDREWDRLLDVPEMIVVGYKKEGRLGGYLAFQFQSAHEKNKLVNNIEVRELQYESREAFAQLLSFLRSQADQIQRIEFTTPDEDFHLLLSDPGNGTDSLLWSIYHESHVSGVGLMYRIIDVPGFFRQLSHHRFGSETVNVKLTIRDSFLPENEGTWLIKFVDGRPEVGEAAESDVSVQLDIADFSSLVMGVVTVRKLYQYGQLELDTPEKLPILDRLFAVSEKPRSVTTF from the coding sequence ATGGAGGAGATTCGCCCGGTTTCAATTGACGATATCGATGAGGTCGTTAGGATTGCAGCGATGAGCTACCCTGGAAGCAATCTTCTGGGTACAGAGAGCAGACAGCGTTTTGCGGACCGTGTAAAAGAAACGATCGAAAACGACCCACACGTCAGCTACCACGGCTGCTATCGGGATGGACGACTAGTGGGAATTATGAAATGGTACGATTTCCCTATGAATGTTCACGGTACACCGCTCTTGACTGGCGGGATTGGGCTGGTCGCCGTAGACCTTTTGCATAAAAAGGAAAAGGTCGCCATGTCGATGCTACAAGGTTTTCTTTCCAGCTACCGGGAACGGGGAATTTCGCTGGTCTCTCTCTATCCGTTTCGTGTTGATTTTTACAAGCAAATGGGGTTTGGAATAGGAACCAAGGTTCACCAATACAAATTCAAACCGTCTAGCCTGCCGTTTGTAGGAAAGGACAAAATCGTTTATATAGGAAAAGAGGACAAAGAAGAACTGTCTGCTTGCTATCATCGCATCGCCCGTCAAACCCATGGTATGATCAAGCGAACAGACCGAGAGTGGGACAGACTCCTCGATGTCCCTGAAATGATTGTTGTCGGCTACAAAAAGGAAGGGAGATTAGGCGGCTATCTCGCTTTCCAGTTCCAGAGCGCTCATGAAAAAAATAAACTCGTCAACAACATAGAAGTAAGAGAGCTTCAATATGAGAGCCGCGAAGCATTTGCCCAACTGCTCTCTTTCCTGCGGAGTCAGGCCGATCAGATTCAACGGATCGAGTTCACGACACCGGACGAAGATTTTCACTTGTTGCTCTCTGATCCGGGCAATGGAACGGATTCGCTGTTGTGGAGCATTTATCATGAGAGCCATGTATCAGGAGTCGGTCTGATGTATCGGATCATTGATGTGCCAGGATTTTTCCGTCAGCTGTCCCACCACCGTTTTGGTTCGGAAACAGTGAATGTAAAGCTGACGATCCGCGATTCGTTCCTGCCCGAGAATGAAGGAACATGGCTCATCAAGTTTGTCGATGGACGTCCGGAAGTAGGAGAGGCAGCGGAGTCAGACGTTTCGGTGCAGCTAGATATTGCCGATTTTTCTTCACTCGTGATGGGGGTAGTAACTGTCCGCAAGCTGTATCAATACGGCCAGTTAGAGCTGGATACTCCAGAGAAGCTTCCCATTTTGGATAGGCTGTTTGCAGTTTCCGAGAAGCCGAGAAGTGTGACAACCTTCTAA
- a CDS encoding PilZ domain-containing protein — protein sequence MPGRSEGHQREFFRLRLEYALCADMTIVLVKGKTMEIGSTQVLIEDIGAGGLRFLSHLKMPANDQLVLQFATELCGQALKMYGHVVRTIPWETDYYEYAVRFTMEEEQHLEINRLVNRLAIRYRQKRTATEGRFFKGDRQAFLKELAQASLSMRASEA from the coding sequence ATGCCGGGTAGATCAGAGGGGCATCAACGTGAATTTTTTCGCTTACGACTAGAATACGCCCTCTGTGCAGACATGACTATTGTGCTGGTCAAAGGGAAGACCATGGAGATTGGGAGCACGCAGGTTTTGATCGAGGATATTGGGGCAGGTGGACTTCGTTTTCTCTCTCATCTCAAAATGCCAGCAAATGACCAGCTCGTTCTGCAGTTTGCGACGGAATTGTGCGGACAGGCTCTGAAAATGTACGGCCACGTAGTTCGCACGATTCCGTGGGAAACGGACTATTACGAATACGCTGTACGGTTTACGATGGAAGAGGAACAACATCTGGAGATTAATCGCTTGGTAAACCGACTGGCGATCCGCTATCGGCAGAAACGCACAGCAACAGAAGGACGTTTCTTTAAAGGTGATCGCCAGGCATTTTTAAAAGAGTTGGCCCAAGCAAGTCTTTCGATGCGAGCCAGTGAAGCATAG